The DNA segment GCGCATCGACGGCGAGCGCCTGCGGGGTGCGCGCGGCCTGCAGCGCGAAGAGTTCGTGCAGGCAGCGCTCCCGGGGGTAGCCGCGCTCTGTCGCGTTCCACTGGACCAGCACCTGCGCGCGCTCGGCGGGCGAGAGCAGCTCGACCTCTCCGATGCGGCGCCCGGGGTCGGCCGCGACCGCCTCCAGGAGCGTGACGAAGTGCCCTACCATTCGCTCCACGGTGCATTCGTCGAAGAGCGCCGTCCGGTAGACGAGGGAACCACCCAGCTCTTCCGTGTCGAGGGCGATCCCCAGGCTGAGGTCGAAGCGGGCCGTCGTCTCTCCTCCTCCGCCGCCGAGCGACTCCATCTCCGCTCCGCCGAGCTGCAGGGAGCGCCGTCCGTCCTCGTGCAGGGAGAGCACCGCCTGGACGAAGGGGACATGGCCCAGGCTGCGCTCGGGCGCCAGCTCCTCGACGAGGCGCTCGAACGGGATCTCCTGGTGGGCGTACGCCTCCAGGGTCGCTTCCCGCGTCCGGCCGAGGAGCGTACGGAACGGAGGATCGTCCGCGAACTCTGCACGCAGCATCAGCGTGTTCACGAAGAAGCCGATCAGCCCTTCCGTCTCCAGCCGTGTCCGCCCCGCGATGGGGCTCCCCACGATGACGTCGGCCTGTCCGCTGTAGCGCGCCAGGAGCGCCTGCCAGGCGGCCAGGAGCGCCATGAAAAGGGTGGCCCCCTCCCGCCTCGCCAGCGCACGTACTCCGCTCGTGACTGCCGGCGGTACCGAAACGCCGACGCTCGCACCGCGCGCGTCATGCTCCTGCGGGCGGGGCCGGTCGGTCGGGAGCTCCAGCATGGGAGGCGCCCCCGCCAGCCGCCCCCGCCAGTAGTCGAGCTGGCGCTGGAGGACCTCGCCCGTGAACCAACGCCGCTGCCACACCGCGTAGTCGCCGTACTGCACCGGGAGAGCGCGGAGGGAGGGGGTGCGGCCTTCGTGCAGCGAGGTGTACAGCTCGGAAACCTCCTCCACCAGGACGTCGCGGCTCCAGCCGTCGCTGATGATGTGGTGGAGCGTGAAGAACAGCCCCCACTCCGCGCTGCCCAGGCGGACCGCCCGGCTGCGCAGCAGCGGTCCGGTCGCCAGCTCGAAGGGAGTGAGCGCCTCCTCCCTTGCCAGCCGCTCGACCTCCGCCTCCCGCGCCTCCATGGGAAGGTGGCGGAGGTCGGTGGTCGGAATGGTCACCGGGACCGACTGCGGCTCCCGGACGCGCTGGACCGGGGTGCCGCGTGCGGCGGGGAACACGGTCCGGAGCGTCTCGTGGCGGTGCACCAGCTCCGCGAGGGCCTGCTCCAGCACCCGGAGGTCGAGCGTGCCCCGCACCCGGAGCGCATATCCGAGGTTGTAGGCGGGGCTGCCCGGCTGGAGCTGGTCGATGAACCAG comes from the Longimicrobiaceae bacterium genome and includes:
- a CDS encoding amino acid adenylation domain-containing protein, translated to WFIDQLQPGSPAYNLGYALRVRGTLDLRVLEQALAELVHRHETLRTVFPAARGTPVQRVREPQSVPVTIPTTDLRHLPMEAREAEVERLAREEALTPFELATGPLLRSRAVRLGSAEWGLFFTLHHIISDGWSRDVLVEEVSELYTSLHEGRTPSLRALPVQYGDYAVWQRRWFTGEVLQRQLDYWRGRLAGAPPMLELPTDRPRPQEHDARGASVGVSVPPAVTSGVRALARREGATLFMALLAAWQALLARYSGQADVIVGSPIAGRTRLETEGLIGFFVNTLMLRAEFADDPPFRTLLGRTREATLEAYAHQEIPFERLVEELAPERSLGHVPFVQAVLSLHEDGRRSLQLGGAEMESLGGGGGETTARFDLSLGIALDTEELGGSLVYRTALFDECTVERMVGHFVTLLEAVAADPGRRIGEVELLSPAERAQVLVQWNATERGYPRERCLHELFALQAARTPQALAVDAHDGRLSYAALERRANRIAHHLGSLGVGVEARVGVLLERGADTLAAVLGILKAGAAYVALDPSSPEERLRFTLADAGACAVLTHSGLARRLCAFGGPVVCLDQESQALERRPEAAPALALCPGNLALVVYTSGSTGTPKGVLVEHGGLVNYLAWFDREVLGAEGFALPWVSRLSFDAHVRQLFPPLLRGEPVWILPEETVTDPDRLLQALSTRERVSFGGVPSLWSALLERIRCAEGPRPQGLEAVLLGGEALSPELVERTFALFPELALWNHYGPTEATVNTTAARVRPGAPVRIGRPVANVRVYVLDREGSPVPPGIAGELFVAGRGVARGYLNRPEQTAERFVPDPFSGQAGARMYRSGDRARWRAGGELEYV